GTCTCCTTGGAGGGTGGAGTGAGCTGTGAATGATTTGGAGTCCTGCTCTGTAAGTAAGgtgctccctgccccccacccggTAATCAACTTACTCATTGATTATACTCAGTGACCTCATTTTTTGGTCTCAAGATGCCTGGTCAGATTGGTGAGCTGTTTTCATTCCTTCCATCCTCCAACGGGGCTCCGAAGCCCCTCCCTCAAGACAGAAGAGCTGAATGTACGGGACAGCTGAGGGGACACTCCAGCTACCTGGATTTGGGGGAGCAGAGTGGTTGGTGTGGGTGAGCACCAGGAGGGGCTGCAGTGTCCCTGAGAGCCAGCGCCTGGCCCCCTGCAGGGAGTCCGCCATGGTCTTTTGCTGCCATGCTCTGCTTTGTGCTCACCcaccttccttctctgtctctccctcactCTCGTCTCCCTCCAGTGGTAAATACACTCATCTGAACAATGATTCCTCTCCTAGCTCTCACTGCTCAGGGCTCCCCATGCTTCCCAGGGTGTTAGCTCACAACACCTGACAGATAATGAGCTAAGCGAGCAGGGGCTGGATGGATACAGTAGCTCCCCCGATGCTCATCCCCAGACTCCGTCCTCTGTCTGCTTCTGGTCAACAAGCCGCTCTCTGCTGTGGGCCCACTGGGCACAATCATCGCTTCTGTGGCCTCACTCAGATGAGTGACCCCAAGTTAGTTTCCTCACTGGGCTAACTTTCAATCAGAGAGAAGGGGACTGGGCTTTTgggaagaatgaagagagagcCACAGAAATGCTTGTGGGAGATTCTCGGCGCAGCGCTTGTACACCGTGGGTCCCAGCGATGGGCAGTACAGGGGTCAGAACTCCTGGGTCACAGCTGCTGTGATGAAGCCCAGGGTGGCATGGGTGGGCATCAGGACAGCCTCCATGATGTGGCACAGGGCTGGGGGTGCAAGGACCCGTGATGAGCAAGCTCCCTGCTAGAGGCTGAGTGCTAGCACCTTCCCTCCAGCCTGTGGGAAAATGGGCAGTTCAAGAAAGTGGAAACAAGGTTGACGTTCCTGAGTGGGCAGAGCAGGGAATGTGAGCCTGCTGCCAGCCCTGGCATTGACCCCACAGGGCGTTGACCCCTCAGCAAGCTGAGGCCAATGAGAGCCAGCCCTCTGACCACTCAACCTGGTTTCCCAAGTTGGTGACCTCTACAAATGACTCAGAGTGGACAGGCTGGACTTAGAGGGTCCTTTTCGGGCCCTTGCTTATCtccctgggagaaggcaatggcactccactccagtactcttgcctggaaaatcccatgaacggaggagcctggtaggctgcagtccatggggtcgctgggagtcggacacgactgagcaacttcactttcactttttactttcatgcattggagaaggaaatgcaacccactccagtgttcttgcctgagaatcccagggacaggggagcctggtggtctgccgtctatggggtcgcacagagtcggacacgactgaagcgacttagcagcagcaacagcagcttatCTCCCCCACCTCCTAAGAGGCAGGAAAAgccaccatttttattttttaaatttttggctgcattgagtctttgctgctgtgcccaggctttctctagttgtggtgactgtggggttcctctctagttgtggtgaccgggggctcctctctagttgtggtgactgggggctcctctctagctgtggtcctcaggcttcccttgttgcgGGTCCTGGACTCTAGATCGCAGGCTCAGCCGTTTGGCACATGGGGCTTGGGTGTCCcggggcatatgggatcttccaggaccagggatcaaacccgtgtcccctgcgctggcaggtggactcccagCCACTGGGCCACAGAGAAGTCCAAAGCCAACCTTAGTCCTGGTTTGGAACCATGCAGgctattcctttttctcttttagaaaccTCTCTCCCCTCAGCTGGTGCCCTGATCATTCTAGGCCCTTGGGGCCATTCTAGGTCCTAGGTCCATTCAGGGTCttaatgtttaaatctttaatcttaATTGTAAGACTTATCTGAGAAACCCTGAAAGCAGGGGTATGTTCTTAGCCTGGGAATGGTGAGTGACTTTCAGAGCATTGCTGACACTTTTCAACCGCGTGGCATACTGTGTGAGTACGTTTACACATTTTAGTAAGTATCTGAGGGCTGCGTTGCCATCTTATTTTTGGTGGGATCCCTTTCCAAGAGGATAAAAACATAAACTTATGAAATTTTAATGTGTTTCCGACAGACATTATCTGAGAACTCCACAATGGCCCATCTCAGAGGGCACAATGGCAGGCTGTAAATGTCGGCCCAAGAGAGATGTTTAAAGTCTCTGATCCCAGCTTCCAAGTTGCAGCATAAAATTTCTGTTTATAACAAACTCTTGAAATCTGGCCTTGTCCTTCAGCTTAACAAGCAAGTAAATAGAAGGGGCAAAGTGAGGGAAAAGCAGTGCATAAGACAGAATACTTTCCTGACAGTATATTTTGGGGATTCCTGGTTGGACTGAATTATTTCCTCCCCTGGACACTGATCTCAAGACTTTCTTCCAAAAACAGACATTTTTGTTCTTTCTGCAGGTTGTGGACACAGTAGTAGAATGCTAAACTTGTGTGACTGAAATAAATTGTCTTATTCCCACGCCAGGGGTGTGCCCTGGTAGGAGCTTCTGCTGTTTAAGGAGGAACTGAAGGACTCATGTTTGATGGAACTTCCTGAATTAAGTGAACTGAAGAATTCACATTTAATGGATCATCCCTGAATTATTGGAAAGCTAAAGcctcattctatcattttctttattcattgacTCTTCTGTCAACAtctattgaacacctactatgtgctagaaaCTGTACTGGTAGCTGAGGCCATGGGAACAAAGTCTATCCTCTTACTCAAGTTGGGTGAATGAAGGATGTCTTCGCAGTGAAGGCCATGTGTGAGCTGAGACTGTAAAAAGCGAATACAAATCAGGCAGGGAAAGTCGGAGGACAAGTAGCTGAAGTGAGTTCCAGTGTGAGGAGAACACAATACGCCAGAAAGACAACTGACGCTGTGTCAGGGGTTAGTTTGAGAACCAGGCTGAGATAAGATGAAATTCGAGAAAGTATGGCCAACGGGTGAAGGACTTGAGACATTAGAGAATTTGTCCTTCATCCTTTTAACAGAGAAACACGGAGAATTTTACATGAAGGTGTGACGAGGGATGGGAACATGGAGAGACTGGGAACTCAGAGGCCACTGAGATTGTCAGCAGCGACCACAGCTGCTTCAGAAAGCAGTTTGCTGTCTCTTGGGAAGTTAAGCACATGTTGACCACGTGGAAACCCATAAGCCAGGGGAAACACAGACGTCCTTCCACAAAGGGACACAAAACCTCCGTGACTTTTCATagtataacacacacacacacacacacacacacacacacacgcacactcaaaGCTCTTTCCCCCAGTCCATACATTTGTAGACATATATTAACAGGTTGGCTTTCCTGGGGCTCAGTGCTAaagactgcctgccaatgcaggagacacaggagatgcgggctcaatccctgggtcagaacgaTGTCCtaaaaaaggaaaggacaacccactccagtatttttgcccggaAAATCGCATgaattgaggagcctggtgccaggctcctcagtccatggcgtcacagaagagtcggacatgatttagcaactaaaccccaCCACTAACAAAATTAGGCTGCGGGGAACATCCATTTCAGCAGTCACAGGAGCAGAGACTGAGAGTTAGGAAAGGCAAGGCCTGTCCAGCGTGAGTCAGCTAACGAGTGGTGTGACCAGACTTCCAGCCAACCTTCCCATCCAGTTCATGACCTCGTGCACTCAGAAAGACCCCACGGGACCCAAGTGAGCAGCGGCTCTTTTTAAACAGGACTCAGCGGTGGGGAGTGTCTCGTGCTGCTGTGGACGCTCCGATGCTGAAACTAGAGTCTGCAGCAGTGTTTCTTCCGACTCCGGCACTCTCCAGGCAGGATGACACACCCATGGGTGTTCTGATACCTGCAGGCACCACCCATTTTCTCACAgtcaaggtttttcttttttcctttccctataaaggaaggggaggtggaaaagaaacaaataagtaAGGCATGTGTAACTAAAGCTACCAGAATTCATCTTGTACAGCAAGGAACTCCAAattacagtccacagggacacAACTGGCACCCTCCTTGGTTTGGTGTGACCTACCAGCTTAGAATGTTTTCCCAcacttttttaaattgtagaaaaGTTGAGAAGGGGCCATAAATTGTTCTATAGGAAGGTGATCGTGTTCATTCATTTAAACAGggtctatggggcttccctgatggctcagtggtaaagaatccgcctgccagtgcaggagacataggaggcgcaagttcgatccctgggtcagaaagatcccctggagaagcgaatggcaacccactccagtatccttgcctggagaatcccatggacagaggagccttatgggcg
The sequence above is drawn from the Ovis aries strain OAR_USU_Benz2616 breed Rambouillet chromosome 26, ARS-UI_Ramb_v3.0, whole genome shotgun sequence genome and encodes:
- the LOC121818080 gene encoding beta-defensin 33-like codes for the protein MRLLYLLFLLLICLIQTISGKGKKKNLDCEKMGGACRYQNTHGCVILPGECRSRKKHCCRL